One part of the Paenibacillus silvisoli genome encodes these proteins:
- a CDS encoding acetylornithine deacetylase, with protein MNQAVMMRLQRQVEERQEELLALLAELVAFPTVSPPARNTLQAQRFMEERLLALGFETELWEVYPGDPNVTAVLRGSERETHRSLLLNGHMDVAEVGDSREWHGDPFQLKLADGRACGRGTADMKGGLAGLLFAIQLLREAGVELKGDLQVHSVIGEEAGEAGTRVCMELGYDEADFAVVADTSGLAIQGQGGVITGWVTVQSPVTYHDGMRSRMIHAGGGIHGASAIEKMAKLITGLQELERHWAVTKSYPGFPAGSNTINPAVIEGGRHAAFIADRCALWITVHFYPDEDYETVAAEVEEHLLRIANADPWMRNNPPVFEWGGRSMIEERGEIFPSLELDTESDGFNALFASHREALGGEPAFGMSPTVTDAGWIGRSGIPTVIYGPGRLEHAHAVNESLDIQELVDYCKVMIAFIADWCNRRKPQHSGRD; from the coding sequence ATGAATCAAGCCGTAATGATGCGGCTGCAGCGGCAAGTGGAAGAGAGACAAGAGGAACTTTTAGCTCTGCTTGCCGAGCTGGTCGCTTTCCCGACGGTCAGCCCGCCGGCGCGGAATACGCTGCAAGCGCAGCGGTTTATGGAAGAGAGACTGCTAGCGTTAGGCTTCGAAACGGAGCTGTGGGAGGTATACCCCGGCGACCCGAACGTGACGGCGGTGCTGCGCGGATCGGAGCGGGAGACGCATCGAAGCCTCCTGCTGAACGGCCATATGGACGTGGCCGAGGTCGGGGACAGCCGGGAATGGCACGGCGATCCGTTTCAGCTGAAGCTGGCGGACGGTCGAGCCTGCGGCAGAGGAACGGCCGATATGAAAGGCGGCCTTGCGGGGCTGCTGTTCGCGATCCAGCTGCTGCGGGAAGCGGGCGTCGAGCTTAAAGGAGATTTGCAGGTCCACTCCGTCATCGGCGAAGAGGCCGGCGAAGCCGGGACGCGCGTTTGCATGGAGCTCGGGTACGACGAAGCGGATTTTGCGGTCGTGGCGGATACGAGCGGATTGGCGATTCAAGGCCAGGGCGGGGTCATTACCGGCTGGGTGACGGTGCAAAGCCCGGTGACTTACCATGACGGCATGCGGTCGCGCATGATTCATGCAGGCGGCGGCATTCACGGCGCCAGCGCGATCGAGAAGATGGCAAAGCTGATTACGGGGCTTCAGGAATTGGAACGGCACTGGGCCGTAACCAAAAGCTATCCCGGATTTCCGGCCGGCTCGAATACGATCAATCCCGCGGTCATCGAGGGCGGACGCCATGCAGCGTTTATCGCGGATCGCTGCGCGCTGTGGATTACGGTTCATTTTTACCCGGACGAAGATTATGAAACGGTTGCCGCCGAGGTGGAGGAGCATCTGCTCCGCATCGCCAACGCCGACCCGTGGATGCGCAATAATCCGCCGGTATTCGAATGGGGAGGCCGTTCGATGATCGAGGAGCGCGGCGAAATCTTCCCGTCGCTAGAGCTCGATACGGAGAGCGACGGGTTCAACGCTTTGTTCGCGAGCCATCGGGAGGCGCTCGGCGGCGAGCCTGCGTTCGGCATGAGTCCGACCGTTACGGATGCGGGCTGGATCGGGCGATCCGGCATTCCGACGGTCATTTACGGCCCCGGCCGGCTCGAACATGCGCATGCGGTGAACGAAAGTTTAGATATCCAAGAACTAGTTGATTATTGTAAGGTCATGATCGCTTTCATTGCGGATTGGTGCAATCGGAGGAAGCCGCAGCACAGCGGTCGAGATTAG
- a CDS encoding ABC transporter substrate-binding protein, giving the protein MKRSSKALAILVLIALIITACSSNGNSGNNGSSGADNGSGNKVDTGKTVTLNTFVSVSPRIEDINTNAVTKYIEEKLNIKFKFDATPSANAADKKKLILASGDYPAVFLSGNFTQAEQIDYGKQGILLPLNDLIDKYGDEIKRAFTEDKDLKDAITAPDGNIYSLPHINDCFHCWYSQKLWINKTWLDKLGLKMPTTTDEYYEVLKAFKTQDPNGNGKADEVPLSGAFNTWHAIPSNFLMNAFIYDNDEDFFYLKDGKVQLAANQPEWREGLTYINKLFSEGLIDKESFTQNIDQLAQVGNQEGDNVIGSVTAGHIGMAFSLAEGQNRHKEYVTVPPLAGPGGVAYAGYYKAYGNGQFGITNKASEEEAIAAIKMADYMYSEEHAIMNEYGLEGNFWEKAPEGEKDVHGNPAKYSLKPKYWDITTTSNDTWDQMGITRRTREIRESWTAPADMFSQQGYEFRLFTETANNYENKQPEETFPLTIFMDENDAKETIMLRTQINEYIRSNMAQFVTGSKKLTDSEWDSYIKGFEGLNLTHYLDIYQKAYDSKKK; this is encoded by the coding sequence ATGAAGAGAAGCTCGAAAGCGCTAGCTATACTAGTCTTGATCGCTTTAATCATCACGGCATGCAGCAGCAACGGCAACAGCGGCAATAATGGCAGCTCGGGGGCGGACAACGGATCGGGCAATAAGGTCGACACCGGTAAGACGGTTACGCTGAACACCTTCGTCAGCGTTTCGCCGAGAATCGAAGACATTAACACGAATGCGGTCACGAAATATATCGAGGAGAAGCTCAATATTAAGTTCAAATTCGACGCAACGCCAAGCGCGAACGCAGCCGATAAGAAGAAGCTGATTCTGGCGAGCGGCGATTATCCGGCCGTGTTCCTCTCGGGCAATTTCACGCAGGCGGAGCAAATCGATTATGGCAAGCAGGGGATTCTCCTGCCGCTGAATGATTTGATCGACAAATACGGCGATGAAATCAAGCGCGCGTTTACCGAGGACAAAGATTTGAAGGACGCGATTACGGCGCCGGACGGCAACATTTACTCGCTGCCTCACATCAACGACTGCTTCCACTGCTGGTATTCCCAGAAGCTGTGGATTAACAAGACTTGGCTGGATAAGCTGGGCTTGAAAATGCCGACGACGACGGACGAGTACTACGAGGTTTTGAAAGCGTTTAAAACGCAGGACCCGAACGGCAACGGCAAAGCGGACGAAGTCCCGCTGTCCGGCGCATTCAACACCTGGCACGCCATCCCGTCGAACTTCTTAATGAACGCGTTTATCTATGACAACGATGAAGATTTCTTCTACTTGAAGGACGGCAAAGTGCAGCTGGCGGCGAATCAGCCGGAGTGGCGCGAAGGCTTGACCTACATTAACAAGCTGTTCAGCGAAGGCTTGATCGATAAAGAATCGTTCACGCAGAACATCGATCAGCTGGCGCAAGTGGGCAACCAAGAAGGCGACAACGTCATCGGCAGCGTGACGGCCGGCCACATCGGCATGGCGTTCAGCTTGGCGGAAGGACAGAACCGTCATAAAGAATATGTAACGGTACCGCCGCTTGCAGGTCCGGGCGGAGTCGCCTATGCCGGCTACTATAAGGCTTACGGCAACGGGCAGTTCGGGATCACGAACAAAGCTTCGGAGGAAGAAGCGATTGCCGCGATCAAAATGGCGGATTACATGTATTCCGAAGAGCATGCCATCATGAACGAGTACGGACTTGAGGGCAACTTCTGGGAGAAGGCGCCTGAAGGCGAGAAGGATGTGCACGGCAACCCGGCCAAGTACAGCTTGAAGCCGAAATATTGGGATATTACGACGACGTCCAACGATACATGGGATCAAATGGGCATCACGAGACGTACGCGCGAAATCCGCGAATCGTGGACGGCGCCGGCCGACATGTTCTCGCAGCAAGGCTACGAGTTCCGCCTGTTCACCGAGACGGCGAATAACTACGAGAACAAGCAGCCGGAAGAGACGTTCCCGCTCACCATCTTCATGGATGAGAACGACGCGAAGGAAACGATCATGCTGCGCACGCAGATCAATGAGTACATCCGCTCCAATATGGCGCAGTTCGTAACCGGCTCGAAGAAGCTGACGGATTCCGAGTGGGATAGCTACATTAAAGGGTTCGAGGGCTTGAATTTGACTCACTACCTGGATATTTATCAGAAGGCTTACGACAGCAAGAAGAAGTAA
- a CDS encoding response regulator transcription factor: MTQATILIADDDTEIADLIAIHLEQEGYRTVKVADGAAAVHAVQTQPIDLAVLDIMMPKLDGHEVTRQIREQYALPIIFLSAKTSDLDKITGLIIGADDYMTKPFNPMELVARVKAQLRRALSLNGQQRQASNPVVEAGGLLIDPDKRTVLRYGQIIELTPKEFDILYLMASHPNKVFSAENLFRQVWGESYYGGGNTVMVHIRTLRKKLGEGNQPFIKTVWGVGYKFNG; the protein is encoded by the coding sequence ATGACGCAAGCCACCATCCTGATCGCGGACGACGATACGGAAATCGCCGATCTCATCGCGATCCATTTAGAGCAAGAAGGCTACCGGACCGTGAAGGTTGCCGATGGAGCGGCCGCGGTGCATGCGGTGCAAACGCAGCCGATTGATCTGGCCGTGCTGGACATCATGATGCCCAAGCTCGACGGTCATGAGGTGACGCGCCAAATTCGCGAGCAGTACGCGCTGCCGATCATTTTCCTCAGCGCCAAAACGTCGGATTTGGATAAAATCACGGGGCTGATCATCGGAGCGGACGATTACATGACGAAGCCGTTCAATCCGATGGAACTGGTCGCAAGAGTCAAAGCCCAATTGCGGCGCGCCCTGTCGCTCAACGGGCAGCAGCGGCAGGCGAGCAATCCCGTCGTGGAAGCGGGCGGCCTCCTCATTGACCCGGACAAGCGTACCGTGCTTCGCTACGGGCAAATCATCGAACTGACGCCGAAGGAGTTCGATATCTTGTACCTGATGGCCAGCCACCCGAACAAAGTATTCAGCGCGGAAAATCTTTTCCGGCAAGTGTGGGGCGAATCCTACTATGGGGGCGGCAACACCGTCATGGTCCATATTCGCACCTTGCGGAAGAAGCTGGGCGAAGGCAACCAGCCGTTTATCAAAACGGTATGGGGAGTAGGGTACAAATTCAATGGCTAA
- a CDS encoding M15 family metallopeptidase — MRNWVAALFICLLIGGWLWGHQKQDVKLELTDKGGNESAEHQAQAQEQEQEQARTTTIKVSQNQIYRGNLVLINKEYGIHPEGVEADVIQLAGHQELLDGFGLLDRSIRLPQTLLQRFTDMVAAADKDGVNHFLISSGYRDQAEQEQLYADMGADYALPAGHSEHNLGLSLDIGSSLKAMNDAPEGEWLTRNADRYGFILRYPKDKTDITGIQYEPWHFRYVGLPHSRIMKENGFTLEEYLDFLKEKKSFAATVDGKRYEISYYPMAEGLEISVPSNQLYELSGNNSDGIIMTAWL; from the coding sequence ATGAGAAATTGGGTAGCGGCGCTTTTCATTTGTCTGCTTATCGGCGGTTGGCTATGGGGCCATCAGAAGCAAGACGTGAAGCTTGAACTGACGGATAAGGGCGGCAACGAATCCGCGGAGCACCAGGCGCAGGCGCAAGAGCAAGAGCAGGAACAGGCGCGGACGACTACGATAAAAGTAAGCCAAAATCAAATCTATAGAGGCAATCTGGTTTTAATCAACAAGGAATATGGGATCCATCCGGAAGGCGTCGAAGCGGATGTGATCCAATTGGCCGGCCATCAAGAGCTGCTGGACGGCTTCGGTTTGCTTGACCGTTCGATCCGGCTGCCGCAAACGCTGCTGCAGCGCTTCACCGACATGGTGGCGGCAGCCGACAAGGACGGGGTGAACCATTTTCTGATCAGCAGCGGTTATCGCGATCAGGCCGAGCAGGAGCAGCTCTACGCCGATATGGGCGCCGATTATGCGCTGCCTGCCGGCCATAGCGAGCATAACCTCGGGCTGTCGCTGGATATCGGCTCTTCCCTGAAGGCGATGAACGATGCCCCCGAAGGAGAATGGCTGACGCGCAACGCCGACCGTTACGGGTTTATTTTGCGCTACCCGAAGGACAAAACGGACATAACCGGCATTCAGTACGAGCCGTGGCATTTTCGCTACGTCGGTTTGCCGCACAGCAGAATCATGAAAGAAAACGGGTTTACGCTGGAGGAGTATTTGGATTTTCTGAAAGAGAAGAAGTCTTTCGCGGCGACTGTCGATGGGAAACGATATGAGATCTCCTATTATCCGATGGCGGAAGGGTTGGAAATCAGCGTGCCGTCCAATCAGCTTTACGAGCTGTCCGGCAACAATAGCGACGGAATTATTATGACGGCATGGCTCTGA
- a CDS encoding carbohydrate ABC transporter permease, whose product MARTNAIRESFGDKLFLTLVYAFLAFILLAVLYPLLYIVSSSFSSPQAVISGRVWLFPVEFSLAGYKAIFSNPQVMTGYGNSLFYTVFGVLINVTMTVMLAYPISKSTFYGRNVIMVILVITMMFSGGLIPYYLTVKNLGILDTRWAMLLPGAMAVWQVIIARTFFQTSIPKELGEAAELDGCTDMGFLWRVVLPLSKPILAVLVLMYAVGHWNAYFEALIFLKSQELFPLQIVLRNILILNSIDSSMMVDANKMAAMQGLKDLLKFSLIVVATVPVLAIYPFVQKYFVQGILIGSLKG is encoded by the coding sequence GTGGCGCGTACAAACGCAATTCGAGAGTCGTTCGGAGACAAGCTGTTTTTGACGCTGGTTTACGCCTTCTTGGCGTTCATCCTGCTGGCTGTGCTTTATCCGCTCCTTTATATCGTTAGCTCGTCCTTCAGCTCTCCCCAGGCGGTGATCAGCGGAAGAGTGTGGCTGTTTCCGGTTGAATTCAGCCTAGCCGGGTACAAGGCAATCTTCTCCAACCCGCAAGTTATGACGGGCTACGGCAATTCGCTTTTCTACACGGTGTTCGGGGTATTAATCAACGTCACGATGACGGTCATGCTGGCGTATCCGATATCCAAATCGACGTTCTACGGCCGGAATGTCATCATGGTCATCTTGGTCATTACCATGATGTTCAGCGGCGGTCTGATTCCGTACTACCTGACGGTGAAAAATCTCGGCATCCTCGATACGAGATGGGCCATGCTGCTTCCCGGCGCCATGGCGGTCTGGCAGGTCATCATTGCCAGAACCTTCTTCCAGACCAGCATACCGAAGGAGCTTGGCGAGGCCGCTGAGCTCGATGGCTGCACGGACATGGGCTTCTTATGGCGGGTGGTGCTTCCGCTGTCGAAGCCGATCTTGGCCGTACTCGTGCTTATGTATGCTGTCGGCCATTGGAACGCCTACTTCGAAGCGCTCATTTTCTTGAAGTCGCAGGAGCTGTTCCCGCTGCAAATCGTACTGCGCAATATCCTGATCCTCAATTCCATCGACTCGAGCATGATGGTGGACGCGAACAAAATGGCCGCGATGCAGGGGCTGAAGGATTTGCTGAAATTCTCGCTCATCGTCGTCGCAACGGTGCCGGTGCTCGCTATTTATCCGTTTGTACAGAAATATTTCGTGCAAGGCATCCTAATCGGCTCTCTGAAAGGATAA
- a CDS encoding ABC transporter permease: MPSSTGVIEREKSEVRVSGGSLLLRDRGKRVKRHWQLYLLVLLPLAYLFIFKYIPMYGAQIAFRDFSPVKGFLGSDWVGLANFSTFFKSPNFWLLIKNTLIISIYSLLIGFPAPIILALALNEVRNMRFKRFVQMVTFAPYFISTIVMVSMIILFLSPRLGFIDHILSAFGMEASNYMGIPSYFSSIFVWSNVWQGIGYGAVIYLAALAGINTDLYEAARVDGASRIQKVWHIDIPGIMPAAIILLILNVGQIMNVGFEKIYLMQNPLNTSASEVISTYVYKIGLLGANFSFSAAVDLFNSVINLILLLSVNYFARRVSDSSLW, translated from the coding sequence ATGCCTTCATCGACAGGAGTCATCGAAAGGGAGAAATCGGAAGTTCGCGTCAGCGGCGGCTCGCTCCTGCTGAGAGATCGGGGCAAACGCGTCAAGCGGCATTGGCAGCTCTATTTGCTTGTTCTGCTCCCGCTCGCGTATTTATTTATTTTCAAATATATCCCCATGTACGGGGCGCAGATCGCCTTCCGGGATTTCAGTCCGGTTAAGGGCTTCCTGGGGAGCGATTGGGTCGGCCTGGCGAACTTCTCTACCTTTTTCAAATCGCCGAACTTTTGGCTGCTGATCAAGAACACGCTGATCATCAGCATTTATTCGCTGCTTATCGGGTTCCCCGCGCCGATTATTTTGGCCCTTGCGCTGAATGAGGTACGGAACATGCGCTTCAAACGATTCGTGCAAATGGTCACGTTCGCGCCTTATTTCATCTCGACGATCGTCATGGTATCGATGATTATTTTGTTCCTTTCGCCTCGACTTGGCTTTATCGATCACATCTTGAGCGCGTTTGGCATGGAAGCTTCGAACTATATGGGCATTCCAAGCTACTTCAGCAGCATCTTCGTTTGGTCGAACGTATGGCAGGGCATCGGCTACGGCGCGGTTATCTATCTAGCTGCTCTGGCCGGCATTAATACCGATTTGTATGAAGCGGCTAGAGTGGACGGAGCTTCGCGCATCCAGAAAGTATGGCATATCGATATCCCCGGCATCATGCCCGCGGCCATCATATTGCTCATCTTGAATGTCGGTCAAATCATGAACGTCGGCTTCGAGAAAATCTATTTGATGCAAAATCCGCTCAACACGAGCGCTTCGGAGGTCATCTCGACCTACGTTTACAAGATCGGTCTGCTTGGCGCGAACTTCAGCTTCTCCGCCGCCGTCGATTTATTCAATTCGGTCATCAATCTCATTTTGCTGCTGAGCGTCAACTATTTCGCAAGACGCGTATCAGACAGCAGCTTATGGTAG
- a CDS encoding helix-turn-helix domain-containing protein, which produces MNRTWLRKMIWSYLPIIFIMFSFLFFVFFQTLVEQSNRNTKESSKVFVGQLLQTVDVSLKTLDTMMIRELVSSKLLNDFFKETGNDNVFLNYQLVNRMLQLQYEMSIIDSYYLVRYKDGVVFSGMTTKMEDFEDVAFIRSQQNSTDSHTSKWSSIRPYRELVAQKPKNVISLVHKVSVGNGADGLVVVNVSAASLRNMIKDMFDPKQAFVQLYDREGKALFNQDDDQKSGKVLASLTSPYSGWTVESGVINGKVVSAMYGLSSIWLVLGLFIFLAGAISIVYITRKNYKPIEELVFRIQDQFGSGKPTLGRLAVDEFTFIETAINNFAEQTKLFRKEAEASAARKQKAIFRELLQFERGAQAEAIDLSALPEHDKQRVFVIEIDHPEQVFNQYKGRDQSLFKFVISSAAHELFTQHGIPVWLEWTTPLQMTGILFLPDSSNEEAETICERINAWIHEHLAFSVTIGLGETAAYDEGASASNKQALEALTFKAALGHNRVIHFSETQHAASAKATNKHLQAIHRLVQQFRLHEENWRESFDAMFSGMRSCCLPKNEIAELCRYFVAHMDLQLSQASKDYYDVWMSEASVSLRHIIEEFDTLDELQNQFSVTLQTYADQMGQLYSSRMHHQLLQNIRGYIGLHYANPELSLEYLGDKFGIGAKYISQLFKEEFGENFLDYLSQLRITEAKKRLLEQPDSIQEVGERVGYLNAATFRRVFRKVEGVSPVDFRKRHAM; this is translated from the coding sequence TTGAACCGTACATGGCTGCGAAAGATGATCTGGTCCTACCTGCCGATCATTTTCATCATGTTTTCCTTTCTCTTCTTCGTTTTCTTCCAGACGCTCGTCGAGCAAAGCAACCGGAATACGAAGGAATCCAGCAAAGTGTTCGTCGGCCAGCTCCTCCAGACGGTCGACGTCAGCTTGAAAACGCTCGATACGATGATGATCCGCGAGCTGGTATCCAGCAAGCTGCTCAACGATTTCTTCAAGGAAACCGGCAACGATAACGTGTTTCTGAATTATCAGCTCGTCAATCGGATGCTTCAGCTGCAATACGAGATGTCGATCATCGATTCCTACTATTTGGTCCGGTATAAAGACGGCGTCGTATTCAGCGGGATGACCACGAAGATGGAAGATTTCGAGGACGTCGCGTTCATTCGCAGCCAACAAAACAGCACGGACAGCCATACCTCCAAATGGAGCTCCATTCGTCCTTACCGTGAGCTGGTTGCTCAGAAGCCGAAAAATGTCATTAGTCTCGTCCACAAAGTATCCGTCGGCAACGGCGCGGATGGACTCGTCGTGGTGAATGTCAGCGCGGCCTCGCTGCGGAACATGATTAAAGACATGTTCGATCCGAAGCAAGCGTTTGTCCAGCTGTACGATCGCGAAGGCAAGGCGCTGTTCAATCAGGATGACGATCAAAAATCCGGTAAGGTGCTCGCGAGCTTGACCTCGCCGTATTCGGGCTGGACGGTAGAGAGCGGCGTCATTAACGGCAAGGTCGTTTCGGCGATGTACGGACTGTCCAGCATTTGGCTTGTGCTGGGACTGTTCATTTTTCTGGCGGGCGCCATCTCGATCGTGTATATTACGCGCAAAAACTATAAGCCGATCGAAGAGCTCGTCTTCCGGATTCAGGATCAATTCGGCTCGGGCAAGCCGACGCTGGGACGGCTGGCGGTGGACGAATTTACGTTCATCGAAACGGCGATCAACAATTTTGCCGAGCAGACCAAGCTGTTTCGTAAGGAAGCCGAAGCGTCGGCGGCCCGGAAGCAGAAGGCGATCTTCAGGGAGCTGCTGCAATTCGAGCGGGGCGCGCAAGCGGAAGCCATCGACCTGTCGGCATTGCCGGAGCACGATAAGCAGCGGGTATTCGTCATTGAGATCGATCATCCGGAGCAGGTGTTCAATCAATACAAAGGCCGCGATCAATCGCTGTTCAAATTCGTCATCAGCAGCGCGGCCCATGAATTGTTTACGCAGCACGGCATTCCGGTATGGCTGGAATGGACGACCCCGCTGCAAATGACGGGCATCTTGTTTCTGCCGGACAGCTCGAATGAGGAGGCCGAAACGATCTGCGAGCGTATTAACGCGTGGATTCATGAGCATTTGGCATTCTCGGTGACCATCGGTCTCGGAGAAACGGCTGCATACGACGAAGGGGCAAGCGCATCCAACAAACAAGCGCTTGAGGCGCTCACGTTCAAAGCGGCGCTTGGCCACAATCGGGTAATTCACTTTAGCGAGACGCAGCATGCGGCGTCGGCGAAAGCGACCAACAAGCATCTGCAAGCGATTCATCGGCTGGTCCAGCAATTCCGCCTGCACGAAGAGAACTGGAGAGAGAGCTTCGATGCCATGTTCAGCGGCATGCGCAGCTGTTGTCTGCCGAAGAACGAGATCGCTGAGTTATGCCGCTATTTTGTCGCCCACATGGATTTGCAGCTATCGCAAGCTTCAAAGGATTACTATGATGTATGGATGTCCGAAGCTTCGGTGTCCTTGCGCCATATCATTGAAGAATTCGATACGTTGGACGAGCTGCAAAATCAGTTCAGCGTAACCTTGCAGACGTATGCCGATCAGATGGGGCAGTTGTATTCCAGCCGCATGCATCATCAGCTTCTGCAAAACATTCGCGGCTATATCGGATTGCATTACGCCAATCCGGAGCTGTCGCTCGAATATCTCGGCGATAAATTCGGCATCGGCGCCAAATATATCAGCCAGCTGTTCAAAGAAGAGTTCGGCGAAAACTTCCTTGATTACTTGTCCCAGCTGCGCATTACCGAAGCGAAGAAGAGGCTGCTTGAACAGCCCGATTCCATCCAGGAGGTCGGCGAGCGCGTCGGCTACTTGAATGCGGCAACGTTCCGGCGCGTCTTCCGCAAAGTGGAAGGGGTATCGCCGGTCGATTTCCGTAAACGCCATGCCATGTAA
- a CDS encoding HAMP domain-containing sensor histidine kinase, with the protein MAKWLRSFRASMVALFGLSTAAAGLLTYLFYRILQNYYRNNVQYEDSAAHWRHWIRSIGDLNFFLFFFIPLSFLFFFLLTKPYASYFERISAGVRSLAAGDLNTRVELNTGDEFQAVAEDINKAIEQLKQAVERGDFAESSKDQLILNLAHDLRTPLTSVLGYLDLILKDKQLTAEQARHYTMIAYTKSRRLEKLIEGLFDITRMNYGMLPIEKKPIDLSELLNQLIEELYPIFENNQLTARLTTDQEAIVEADGELLARVFENLLSNAARYGKDGQFVDVGCRFEDDEAVVQVINYGHMIPQEELPHLFDMFYTGDKARTHQEGSTGLGLFIAQNIAKQHGGSIRAESSLVRTVFEVRLPRR; encoded by the coding sequence ATGGCTAAATGGCTGCGCAGCTTCAGGGCAAGCATGGTCGCGTTGTTCGGGCTCAGCACGGCGGCAGCAGGCCTGCTCACCTATCTGTTCTATCGGATTCTTCAAAATTACTACCGCAACAACGTGCAATACGAAGATTCCGCGGCGCATTGGCGCCATTGGATCCGCAGTATCGGGGACCTCAATTTCTTCCTTTTTTTCTTTATTCCGCTCTCGTTTCTGTTCTTCTTTCTGTTGACCAAGCCCTATGCTTCCTATTTCGAGCGAATCTCCGCCGGGGTCAGAAGTCTCGCCGCAGGCGACTTGAATACCCGAGTAGAGCTGAATACAGGCGATGAATTTCAAGCGGTGGCGGAAGACATCAACAAGGCGATCGAGCAGTTGAAGCAGGCGGTGGAGCGGGGCGATTTTGCGGAAAGCAGCAAGGATCAGCTTATCCTCAATTTGGCGCATGATCTGCGGACGCCGCTCACATCGGTTCTAGGCTATTTGGATCTTATTTTGAAGGATAAGCAGTTAACGGCCGAGCAAGCCCGTCACTACACGATGATTGCGTATACGAAATCCCGGCGGTTGGAGAAATTAATTGAAGGGTTGTTCGACATTACGCGCATGAACTATGGCATGCTTCCCATTGAGAAGAAGCCAATCGACCTCAGCGAGCTGTTAAACCAACTCATCGAGGAGCTGTATCCCATCTTTGAAAATAACCAGCTGACCGCGAGATTGACCACTGACCAGGAGGCCATCGTCGAAGCTGACGGCGAGCTGCTGGCCCGCGTGTTCGAGAATCTCCTTTCGAACGCGGCCCGTTACGGCAAAGACGGCCAGTTCGTCGATGTTGGCTGCCGTTTCGAGGACGACGAAGCGGTCGTGCAGGTCATTAACTATGGTCACATGATTCCGCAGGAGGAGCTGCCCCATCTGTTCGACATGTTTTATACGGGCGATAAAGCGAGAACCCATCAAGAAGGAAGCACGGGGTTAGGCTTGTTCATCGCGCAAAATATCGCAAAGCAGCATGGCGGCTCGATCCGCGCGGAAAGCAGCTTGGTGCGCACCGTATTTGAAGTCAGATTGCCGCGGCGATAA
- a CDS encoding uracil-DNA glycosylase, which yields MTNEAAPQRINCMKCRHYYVTWDPKFPKGCKAFGFKTATMPSQAVLSSSGKPCLNFEQKQK from the coding sequence GTGACGAACGAAGCAGCGCCTCAGCGCATCAACTGCATGAAATGCCGCCACTACTACGTGACGTGGGATCCGAAGTTTCCCAAAGGCTGCAAAGCCTTCGGGTTCAAAACGGCCACGATGCCCAGTCAAGCCGTATTATCCTCATCCGGCAAGCCATGCTTAAATTTCGAGCAAAAGCAGAAATAA